GTCATAAGTGCATcgcctttcttaaacaagcatctcaaagtataagccagagcaaaagtatagtgcagaggcagattactacgaaaacaataattgcaacagactaatccgaatatagtaagtgctacaaactactacgaataggataagtgcagtaaacaaatacaaattcaataagtgcagcgaactgatacgaatacagtaagtgcagcaactaatacgagtgccataagtgctacgaggaaggctccgggtagtacttcctgaagaggtgagttttcagcctgcgcctaaagatgggcagcgactctgctgtcctgacgtcagtggggagttcattccaccactgaggggccaggacagaaaaaagctgtgaccgggtggatcggccgcagggacctctgagcgacggggcaaccagtcgccccgaggcagcagagcgaagtggtcgggccggggtgtagggcttgaccaaggcctggagataggaaggagctgttcctttcactgcccttcAGATGACCTGCAGGCCGCTAAACGACAAGCGAAACATCGAGGAAGGGGAAGAACGAAAGCTCTTAAATCTACTGAAAAGTTGCAAGATACAACAAACCAAAGTAGGTCAACAAAAAGGAAACTCGGGGACCTCCAGACCAGCGTGAAAGATGATCGTGGAAGTAAGAAGGAAGTAAAAAGGGAAACTCTGAAGACGACACAAAAGTCTGGAGCTGCAGttcagaaggagaagaaagccAGAGGGCCACGGCAGAAAGTCGAGGAGCAGGAGTCAAACTCTCAAGAGTCTGTACGAGCTGTGAGAGGGGGAAGAACACCTCCTGGACCCGCAGCGCCGCAACCGAGAAGTCAAAATCGAGACAAAGCTGTAGAAGCTGCGTCCACGTCAAAGCGAGCTGCTGATGAAGCAGTAGAGGAGACACGAAACGCTGTTCTGAGGAGATCCAAGAAGATCGCCAGCAGGAGGGGCGTGTGTCCGTAGCTTTTAAGGTAATACTAGACCATACAAGTTGTAAGattgatttccctttttttaaaatgtcatacatGTTCAGATATCGATGGATCCTCTAGCGCCACCGTGAGATGTTATCAGTAGTTTGGTTTATCACATTTCTTTCAGACAGTGATGTCCCAGGATGATGTTTTTTGTATTCAGTTTGTTGCTGAATTAATTCCAACTGtaggatttttgttttgttcctttttatttattttttttatatgtatgtttgatatgtttttgGAGGAATCTGCATCTCCTGTTTTTATATATGAAGTGTTCAATGTTTCATGATTTGTAGCTGACTCTTTCCACTGTACAATAAAGTCTGAATATGACAATTATGAATTTAATCTGAAAGTGTATCCCTGACGTTGGGGGTCAAAGGTCGTGGTTTTATGCTTGTCAGCAGCTCGAGGGCCTGAACCCCAAACTCATGACAACCTGAATTAAAACCTGAGTttaaaaaggtcctcaggagtgctccctgcactcctgaggacctttttcaactctgtggtggcatcagccatcttttatgcagtggtctgctggagcagcagcatctcagcagccgacaagaagagactgaacaagcttgtcaggaaggcaaaacaataaaagttatACAAGTTGGAGCCTCTCTTACCCGGTCATGGGCAAATTGTTTTTCAAGCTGCCCTTTGTCATGAGCGTCTTTCTTCCTCCTAAGTTTTGAAAGATTCCATGTTAGTATGTGAcgctaaatatttattttttcctgctaCAACACCTACAACGTATGGACGTAGATGGCttcttgaataaaaaaaaggtttgaaataGACTAAATTCACAATAAATAGAAGTTTACACAAAATGAGACATTGACGGCCTTCAGTGACATCTATGCAAGCTGTCAATTACTTGTTTGCCACCATGTTCTTCAGCCGAGTGAGCTCAATCATCTTCCCTTTCTTGGCTCTTTGGACATCTTTTTTCCTCACCATAGCCAGGAGAGACTTGGCGTCGAGGTTTGTTAACTCTGTCGAGGGCGATGTCATTTTGAGGACCACCTTCACCAACTCGGTGAGGACTTCACAGGACGGGAGCTGACCGAAAAACAACATGGTTTATCAGGATGAATGAAACTACGTTTAAGATAagagtgtatgtatgtatgtgtatgtatatatatatatatatatatatatattcacattattattcTGCAGGCTCAGTGGGCTCGTGTTTGAAGCTTGTGAATTTCCACCCAACGTTATCTAACAGACTGTAAATGCCAGAGGAACGATCTCAAAGGATCCATCATCTTTAACTTCACATTTATGCAATCGTTGACCTTTATGGGGGGGGCATTTTTTGGAAAATAGTTATTTTCGAGGCAATATAAAATGATAGCAAAAATGCCTGtagcagacagaaagaacatTCAGAGAAAGTTATGATCGTAAAAAGGGCAGATGTGCTATTGGATCAGCTACCGAACTACAAGGAATCAAATGGATGCTGTTGCATAAAAATCTTCTTTGAGTAAAGATTTTAtgccaaatttaaaaaaggtgcaTGATAGAGTTTCCCACTGGCtgttatattaatgctctgaatgtcaaataGAGAAtctttaagatttatttttcaagtttaCAAGTTCATATTTGTGTGCACAAGATATTGTTGTAAGATCTTGTTTATTGTCATTCAAACTCACCTTTTGGAGTTCAGCCTGGGCTTTCTCCCTTGAAGCCAAAGCCAGCTCTAACAGCATCATTTCCTTCTTTAACAACCTCTGCGCCTCCGTATGATCTCCCTGAGGACAGTCAACATACGTACAATCATTTggtataaacaaaaacactaggCAACAATGATTGCAATGAAAGTGAAGAACATGATCACAAtcaagcagcagcagtgagagagaaagcCAAAAAGTaccttcagtttttttaaaagtttctcTACTCTCATCTTTTCAATGAACTCCAAGTCGGTCGATGTCAGCTGATAGCCCTTCATCCCTTTCAGCATGGAGTTTGGGTCTTCAGGTTCTGTTGAGCGAACAAACGGAGAAGACATTATTTTGGCACTTGAACCAAGATTGCTTTTAATCTCTAATTCATTTCCAATAAAACAGcttataaaataatacagaagTAAAACAAGCAGTCTGTGTTGTAAAAATCATTTGGTACCTATTTTTATCCCCAAAGTGTTGAAATCAAACGTTTTATTTTGGTTATCGTCATCTTGATCTCTACTATCACTCTGTTGATGAGGAGAACAGATCTGATTACATATAAagccataaaaacaacaatgtgatACAGACGTGCAGTGAAATAATACACATGTACCTCCGCACTCTGCTGTAGCTCCTCATGACCCTCACTTGAGTCTTCATTACAAAAATCAAGTTGCTTCTTTACACTTGTCAAAGGAGGAGTCCTGGGGAGCTGTCGCCCCGATGGGATGTAATTCAACGACAGACGTTCGTCTCTCAGGATCTCTGAAACTCTGTCCGACATGTCCGAGGTTCTCCTGACAAGCAAG
The Anoplopoma fimbria isolate UVic2021 breed Golden Eagle Sablefish unplaced genomic scaffold, Afim_UVic_2022 Un_contig_8537_pilon_pilon, whole genome shotgun sequence DNA segment above includes these coding regions:
- the LOC129116410 gene encoding uncharacterized protein LOC129116410 (The sequence of the model RefSeq protein was modified relative to this genomic sequence to represent the inferred CDS: added 66 bases not found in genome assembly), which encodes MSDRVSEILRDERLSLNYIPSGRQLPRTPPLTSVKKQLDFCNEDSSEGHEELQQSAESDSRDQDDDNQNKTFDFNTLGIKIEPEDPNSMLKGMKGYQLTSTDLEFIEKMRVEKLLKKLKGDHTEAQRLLKKEMMLLELALASREKAQAELQKLPSCEVLTELVKVVLKMTSPSTELTNLDAKSLLAMVRKKDVQRAKKGKMIELTRLKNMVANKRKKDAHDKGQLEKQFAHDRHRGPQSRQVHLRGSHIARHPV